A section of the Paenibacillus aurantius genome encodes:
- a CDS encoding NAD(P)/FAD-dependent oxidoreductase — MSYDCAIVGGGPAGLNAALVLGRARRTVALLDANQPRNGVTHASHGFLTRDGVKPAEFRRVAYEEVLRYPTVRHIQTEVMDIRRTGAGFLLLTSTGERVQARKLIVAAGLKDAFPPIEGFHNFYGKSLFVCPFCDGWELRDQKLAAISDQPGVFHMAKMLLNWTRDVVVCTNGRDILTAEQKAQLASRNIPVVHAPVVAFSGQNGRLERIYFGNGTQIERSGGFIAPLQRPNARFEEALGYQTTPNGGMVIDEMGRTTAAGVYAAGDSAYVMPSQLIHAAASGSKAAMAVVADLTEEDWR; from the coding sequence ATGAGCTATGACTGTGCGATTGTCGGCGGAGGACCGGCAGGGTTGAATGCAGCGCTAGTGCTCGGCAGAGCGAGACGAACCGTTGCCCTGTTGGATGCCAACCAGCCGAGGAACGGAGTGACGCACGCTTCTCACGGATTCCTGACCAGGGACGGAGTAAAGCCCGCCGAGTTCCGCCGCGTGGCTTACGAGGAGGTCCTCCGATATCCGACGGTCCGGCACATTCAGACCGAGGTGATGGACATTCGGAGGACAGGGGCTGGATTCCTTCTTCTCACCTCTACGGGAGAGCGTGTGCAGGCCCGCAAGCTGATCGTGGCGGCCGGGTTGAAGGATGCGTTCCCCCCTATAGAGGGATTTCACAACTTCTACGGAAAAAGCCTTTTTGTCTGCCCGTTTTGTGACGGCTGGGAGCTGCGCGATCAAAAGCTTGCGGCTATTTCCGATCAGCCGGGCGTGTTTCATATGGCCAAAATGCTGCTCAATTGGACGCGGGATGTGGTGGTGTGTACCAACGGCAGGGACATTCTGACGGCCGAACAGAAGGCCCAGCTTGCCTCCCGGAATATACCTGTTGTCCATGCTCCTGTCGTTGCCTTTTCCGGGCAGAACGGGCGGTTGGAACGGATTTATTTTGGGAACGGCACACAGATCGAGCGAAGCGGGGGATTTATCGCTCCCCTTCAGCGGCCGAATGCCCGGTTTGAGGAAGCGCTGGGCTATCAAACGACTCCAAACGGAGGGATGGTTATAGACGAAATGGGCCGGACCACCGCAGCAGGAGTGTACGCAGCCGGGGATTCCGCCTATGTGATGCCTTCCCAATTGATCCATGCCGCGGCCTCCGGCAGCAAAGCGGCGATGGCCGTCGTAGCGGATCTGACGGAGGAGGATTGGCGGTGA
- a CDS encoding DUF6223 family protein, with protein MKIKLVSILMLGILLLVPTIASAEVTDGNVGYGLTPGRLRTIIAAVVGLISVIIGGLSWARSAGRFGTGNGRTGAIVAAVVGLIGIVLAGLHLANTTGGFGTGNGRAGAIVAILVGLAGVVLAWLTLARSRRVG; from the coding sequence ATGAAAATAAAGCTGGTTTCCATCCTTATGCTGGGCATCCTTTTGCTTGTGCCCACCATAGCCTCGGCCGAAGTGACCGACGGTAACGTCGGATACGGATTAACCCCCGGGCGACTCCGGACCATCATAGCCGCGGTAGTGGGGCTGATCAGCGTCATCATCGGCGGGTTGTCTTGGGCCCGCTCCGCCGGCCGTTTCGGTACCGGTAACGGACGAACCGGGGCTATCGTGGCTGCGGTAGTGGGGCTGATTGGTATAGTGCTCGCTGGGCTGCATCTGGCCAACACCACCGGTGGTTTCGGTACCGGTAACGGGCGGGCGGGGGCCATCGTGGCCATCCTAGTGGGGCTGGCCGGCGTAGTCTTGGCTTGGCTAACACTGGCACGCTCCCGCCGCGTCGGCTGA
- a CDS encoding antibiotic biosynthesis monooxygenase family protein, with product MSEIAKTPQPPYYAVIFTSERSEGDQGYEEMAEEMVNLASVQPGFLGVESAREGLGITVSYWESLEAIQNWKQNERHLMAQKRGKSDWYLSYKTRICKVERDYGFEKN from the coding sequence ATGAGCGAAATAGCAAAAACGCCCCAGCCCCCGTATTACGCGGTTATTTTTACATCGGAAAGATCGGAGGGGGACCAAGGCTATGAGGAAATGGCAGAGGAAATGGTCAACCTGGCATCGGTTCAGCCTGGATTTCTAGGCGTAGAAAGCGCCAGAGAAGGCTTGGGCATTACGGTTTCCTACTGGGAATCCCTGGAAGCTATCCAAAACTGGAAACAGAACGAACGACATCTGATGGCTCAAAAAAGAGGGAAGTCGGATTGGTACCTCAGCTACAAAACGAGAATCTGCAAGGTCGAACGGGATTATGGCTTTGAAAAGAATTAA
- a CDS encoding RrF2 family transcriptional regulator: MKYSKATNYALHTMLYLSAIGPDKPVGVQQLADRQGVSSTYLSKILTKLVKAGLIESTPGANGGYRLKSRKEEISFLDIIHAIEGVASLFECCDEEDSRCIIHQEMRAAEKAMEEHLRNTKMIELARKLGKEHLTIK, from the coding sequence ATGAAATATTCCAAAGCAACCAACTATGCTCTTCACACCATGCTTTATTTAAGTGCCATCGGGCCGGATAAGCCGGTGGGCGTTCAGCAGCTGGCCGACAGGCAGGGGGTTTCCTCTACGTACCTATCGAAAATACTCACTAAGCTGGTGAAAGCGGGGCTGATTGAATCCACTCCGGGAGCAAACGGGGGCTATCGGCTGAAGAGCCGGAAAGAAGAGATATCCTTTCTGGATATCATCCATGCCATAGAGGGAGTGGCTTCGCTCTTCGAATGCTGCGACGAAGAAGATTCCCGTTGTATTATCCATCAGGAGATGCGGGCCGCGGAAAAGGCCATGGAGGAGCACTTAAGAAATACCAAAATGATCGAGTTGGCGAGAAAGCTTGGAAAGGAACATCTCACCATAAAATAG
- a CDS encoding UDP-N-acetylmuramoyl-tripeptide--D-alanyl-D-alanine ligase — protein sequence MIQKRLKAIEQMTGGKGLSPSYDDITIEGVSIDSRTVKPGNLFIPLIRQLDGHHYVEEAIAKGAAASLWQTDHPSPPHHLPLIYVDDGLQALQKLAAAYRGELPVTTIAVTGSNGKTTTKDILTSVLQTNYRVHKTLGNLNSQIGVPLTLLEIDKDSEVAVIEMGMSERGQIDRLSRMVQPDIAVITMIGVSHLSTLGSREEIANAKLEIVNGLKDGGTLIYNGDEPLLAERVQEVIGSNAVSLIRIGEAEHNEYRAEIIKSDAEGSSFKVRKEEFHLPILGAHNISNALCATAAAYQLGLGPEQVAEGFTLLQVTKMRMEKIDAPRGFTILNDAWNASPVSMASAIETFQDLPGYIRKFAVLGDMLELGPKEQEFHREIGWSLDPRRMDYVYTVGELAAHIAQEAAKRFPEGKVKAFASKEEAAEELWQNLNPQDLVLVKGSRGMQLESMVSRLMQSP from the coding sequence ATGATTCAAAAACGACTAAAAGCTATAGAACAAATGACCGGGGGAAAGGGACTGTCTCCGTCCTATGACGATATAACGATCGAAGGAGTATCCATCGATTCGAGAACCGTCAAGCCAGGCAATCTTTTTATTCCTCTAATCAGACAGCTGGATGGCCATCATTATGTGGAGGAGGCGATAGCCAAAGGAGCTGCAGCCTCTCTATGGCAGACCGATCATCCTAGCCCGCCTCATCATCTTCCTCTTATCTATGTCGATGATGGTTTACAAGCCCTTCAAAAGTTGGCGGCCGCCTATCGGGGGGAGCTGCCTGTCACAACGATTGCGGTAACGGGCAGCAATGGCAAGACCACGACCAAAGATATCCTCACTTCCGTGCTGCAAACCAACTACCGTGTACATAAGACGTTGGGTAACTTAAACAGTCAAATTGGTGTTCCCTTGACCTTGCTGGAGATAGATAAGGATTCGGAAGTAGCTGTAATTGAAATGGGCATGAGTGAACGCGGCCAAATAGACCGGCTTTCCCGAATGGTCCAGCCGGATATCGCCGTGATTACCATGATTGGGGTGTCCCATTTGTCGACACTCGGTTCACGCGAAGAAATCGCCAACGCGAAGCTGGAAATAGTAAATGGGTTGAAGGATGGCGGGACATTGATCTACAACGGAGATGAGCCCCTGCTGGCCGAACGAGTCCAGGAAGTCATTGGTTCGAATGCTGTTTCCCTGATCCGAATAGGCGAAGCGGAGCATAACGAGTACCGGGCTGAAATTATCAAAAGCGATGCAGAAGGCTCTTCTTTCAAAGTGAGGAAGGAGGAGTTTCATCTTCCGATCCTGGGTGCGCACAACATTTCCAATGCGCTGTGTGCCACGGCTGCCGCCTACCAGCTGGGACTCGGTCCGGAACAAGTTGCAGAGGGCTTTACCCTTCTTCAAGTCACGAAGATGAGGATGGAAAAAATCGACGCCCCCCGAGGGTTTACCATCCTCAACGATGCGTGGAATGCCAGTCCCGTTTCCATGGCTTCCGCCATCGAAACCTTTCAGGACCTCCCGGGTTATATCCGAAAGTTTGCGGTGCTGGGGGATATGTTGGAGCTTGGACCCAAGGAGCAGGAATTTCATCGGGAAATTGGATGGTCCCTGGATCCTCGCCGAATGGATTATGTCTATACCGTTGGGGAGCTTGCCGCTCACATTGCCCAAGAAGCGGCCAAGCGGTTTCCGGAAGGCAAGGTAAAGGCTTTTGCGAGCAAAGAGGAAGCAGCCGAGGAGTTATGGCAGAACCTTAACCCCCAGGATCTCGTTCTCGTAAAAGGATCCAGAGGGATGCAATTGGAGAGCATGGTTTCTAGGCTAATGCAGAGCCCATAA
- a CDS encoding SDR family oxidoreductase, with amino-acid sequence MKVLVVGANGQVGRHLIPLVSESGEHTAIAMVRKEEQAASYAAQGIETVVADLEGTVEELAKAAKGCEAIVFTAGSGGQTGYDKTLLIDLDGAGKMIEAAEKVGIQRFLMVSALQAHNRENWSDSIRPYYAAKHYADKLLEASGLTYTIIRPGGLLNEPGTGKVLAAPNLTRGSIPREDVARTVLAALTEERTYNKAFDLISGEDSIAEALQKL; translated from the coding sequence TTGAAGGTACTAGTAGTCGGAGCAAATGGACAGGTAGGCCGGCACCTGATTCCGTTAGTAAGCGAGAGCGGGGAGCACACCGCCATAGCCATGGTGCGAAAGGAAGAACAAGCCGCTTCTTATGCGGCCCAGGGCATCGAGACGGTGGTGGCCGATCTGGAGGGAACGGTAGAGGAACTGGCGAAAGCGGCCAAAGGATGTGAGGCCATTGTCTTTACGGCAGGGTCGGGCGGCCAGACCGGATACGACAAGACGCTTCTGATCGATCTAGACGGAGCCGGCAAAATGATAGAAGCCGCGGAGAAGGTGGGCATCCAACGGTTCCTTATGGTAAGCGCCCTGCAGGCTCATAACCGGGAGAATTGGAGCGATTCCATTCGTCCTTATTATGCCGCAAAGCATTACGCTGATAAGCTTCTCGAAGCGAGCGGCTTAACCTATACCATTATCCGTCCGGGTGGTCTTCTGAATGAACCGGGGACGGGAAAGGTCTTGGCGGCCCCCAACCTGACCAGGGGAAGCATCCCCCGGGAGGATGTGGCCCGAACGGTCCTGGCTGCCTTAACCGAGGAGCGCACCTACAACAAGGCGTTCGATCTGATTTCCGGGGAAGATTCCATTGCGGAAGCTCTGCAAAAGCTGTAA
- a CDS encoding chitobiase/beta-hexosaminidase C-terminal domain-containing protein — MRKRFLKPIAVLTIGALLTLPAMASAQEPASANAGHAGPSKISNDFKDLAGVDAALKAKIDALLSKGVFDGVSDDTFGIDQNMTRAQFAKVLSLIYGVKVDSSVKSSTFSDVHADDAANGWALPYIEAAKKAGLIDGMTDTTFDPGDNLTMGQFATALVKGLGKKVDVSGNPWYSDAVKLAIETKVLPEGTDGSKLTTRTDLIVGAYGGQQAYEAAKPTPTPTPTPTPTSTATPTPTDPPVYTDPVPSSTPSPTPAPSETPVPSQTPAPIETPVPTVAAPSANPSGGIVLYETKVSLSSSTEGATIYYTMDGSTPTVNSSVYGPDTIIEIIEAKTIKAIAVKEGMADSAVMSESYTVYLVVTPPSPLPVVPPTVSNAVYELGGILKVTFNLPVDEASAENVENYQLFNMFIGPMGTGFNPSTATLVSPTEVVLDISNWYIPPFLGQSFIQISITGVKGESGQETPFGNGSISCQIILSETLYN, encoded by the coding sequence ATGAGAAAACGGTTTCTCAAACCGATCGCCGTCCTGACGATCGGGGCTCTGTTGACGCTTCCCGCCATGGCTAGCGCCCAGGAGCCTGCATCCGCGAATGCGGGCCATGCTGGACCAAGCAAAATTTCCAATGATTTCAAGGATTTGGCTGGCGTGGATGCCGCTTTGAAGGCCAAAATCGATGCTCTGCTGTCCAAAGGGGTCTTCGACGGGGTAAGCGACGACACCTTTGGAATCGACCAGAACATGACCCGCGCCCAGTTTGCCAAAGTCCTATCGTTAATCTATGGAGTCAAGGTGGACTCCTCCGTCAAATCCTCCACCTTCTCCGACGTGCATGCCGATGATGCCGCGAACGGCTGGGCGCTTCCATATATTGAAGCGGCTAAGAAGGCCGGCCTCATCGACGGGATGACGGACACCACCTTCGATCCCGGCGATAACCTGACGATGGGCCAATTCGCCACCGCCCTGGTCAAAGGCCTCGGCAAGAAAGTGGATGTGTCGGGCAACCCGTGGTACTCCGATGCCGTTAAACTGGCGATCGAAACCAAAGTGCTGCCGGAAGGAACCGACGGGAGCAAGCTGACCACCCGGACCGATCTGATCGTGGGAGCTTACGGAGGGCAGCAGGCGTATGAGGCGGCTAAGCCAACGCCTACTCCGACACCGACGCCTACACCGACGTCAACCGCGACACCTACTCCAACCGATCCGCCGGTTTACACGGACCCGGTTCCGTCTTCGACGCCGAGTCCGACACCGGCTCCTAGCGAGACGCCCGTTCCTAGCCAAACCCCGGCTCCAATTGAAACACCGGTGCCGACAGTTGCCGCGCCTTCGGCAAATCCTTCGGGAGGGATAGTCTTGTACGAAACTAAGGTATCGCTTAGTTCCTCCACGGAGGGAGCGACCATTTATTACACAATGGACGGAAGCACGCCTACCGTGAACAGCTCGGTTTACGGCCCCGACACTATAATTGAGATTATCGAGGCTAAGACCATCAAGGCGATTGCCGTAAAAGAAGGCATGGCGGACAGTGCCGTGATGAGCGAATCGTATACGGTTTACCTAGTCGTCACTCCTCCTTCCCCTCTGCCCGTTGTACCTCCAACGGTTAGCAACGCCGTCTATGAGCTGGGTGGCATTCTGAAAGTCACGTTTAATCTGCCGGTGGATGAAGCAAGCGCTGAGAATGTTGAGAATTATCAGTTGTTTAATATGTTTATAGGACCGATGGGGACCGGCTTTAATCCATCCACTGCCACACTTGTCAGCCCTACCGAGGTAGTCCTTGATATAAGCAATTGGTACATCCCACCATTCCTCGGCCAGTCTTTTATCCAAATCAGCATTACGGGTGTAAAAGGTGAGTCCGGACAGGAAACTCCCTTCGGCAACGGCAGCATTTCGTGTCAGATAATACTCTCCGAAACTCTATATAACTAA